The nucleotide window TGTTAGCTAATGGATGTAATAACTTCCATTTTTAACCACAAgggccaatttttaaaaatgtaaatttaaccGAAGGATAGCAGCATGCTTATGAGTCCCAAGAAATATTGTCTTCAAACAAGGCAGGGTCAGAGGGCGTTAGAAGTTCTCTACACTGAGCTGCAATGGGAGTTGTCCAGTATGGGGTTTCTTGTTCTAgaaatcaatttgaaaaaaaataaaccacgaATGCTGACATTTCAGCACATACACATTTAATCATGGTAATGAGAAGAGCTGTCACAGCAAGTTAGAACAACTTTCTTTATGTCCCTGCAGTCTTCCTCCTTCTAGAAGCTCTGCCCCTGGTAAGACGGGCTCATCTGGGTTATTTCCTCCCGGTCAAGTCAGGTGAAGTGCTCATGCTTGTTTAAGGCCGTCCTCAAAACATGCAACCAGAATTACAATTTCACAATGAAATGTTAGAGTTTTTATTTGTAAGCATTGTTTTCGAGACTTACCTCATGAAATGTGCGggtctctctctctagctcttaTGGAATGAGAATTGCCTGCAGATTTTGGTCGTGAAAAACGTTAGCAAGTGAGAGTAACGATGGATCCTGTCGTGTTTGCACAgaccccaattaaaaaaagaaataggtggtGGTTCTAAATTATTTGCCCCAAGTAAGAAATCGAAATtgtatttgaagaattttttCCTTCACTAATTGTAGTTTTTAAACTATGTTTTAGCTTTGAAAGGCAGATTTATTATGAAACTTTGCTTCTAATAAGACCCAacaattgtttgttttgttaggtTCGTTAACGTAATGAACCGTTAACAGGTCCAAGTGGCCAGTTCGCACGGTTTCCTCTGCAGGGTTGCTTTCCTGCTTCAGTCTTAAAGGAATATAAGTGGAAGGGTATTCTGCTTTGACAAGAATATCTTCATTACATTTGGGTAAttatcatttataattgcattaaaCAAAACGGCTTATTATTTGGTAGGAAGGGCTGACATGCTCTATGCACAGTTTCTGCAGGTGAGGACCAGCTGTCCTGTTTGCAGACCCGCCCATGGGAGAAGGAAATTACCTGGGAGGACACTTCCCAGCTTCCATGAATTTGGATGTGAATCCTAAAAGTCCTAGCACATGAAACACCAATGGAAACATAAAAAGTTATCTTTCAAGTAAATAGAGATTTGTTTGGGCCACTTAAGCTCTGAGAAAAAGCACagtgtaaaacaaaaatagtatttctgtatttcacATATTTGTTACACAGAATATCtgggaaatgttcatttgtaagGTATCATTTATTTACAATTAAGTTAATTTTTCTAACACTGAGCGCACTTTCAGTCAGCCTAATTGTAAGCATTTATTCAGTGAATTGTCCCTAACACATAATCCACAGAAGGAAAAAGCATTCTTTGAATAAGATCCACACAGTGTTTAattgcataaaattttaaatgtttacaccATGTGAATGTTTTTGTATGCCCTTTGATTACACATTTTATCTCTGAGGGGttaaaggtagaaaatattttaacaaattagcaatatttaatttcttggtatttttttcttttgaaagtactaaaataaaaatctttagaagatTATGGCAAGCCTTTAATATCCTAGtttaaatattggaaaagaatttcaagaaatattCTGTTCTGTGTTTAGTTAGAATAGTTACGATATAGTGTAACATTGATTCCAACTTGATTACTTACTGTATCAGGAGCTATTTACCTGAAGATTTTaggggtgggttttttttgtttgtttgtttttggtcctGTTCTATAAACTTAGCATGGTTAAAATTAGGTTTTGCATACATTGAGCAAAGTTAAGTACTccaagtatttattttgttaatgtgccTATCTCCAGTATCAATCAGCTGTGTCTTTGCTTCCAGCTATATTCAACCTCATTATAGACACCTATTACATTCCTTCCTTATACAGTAATGAGACTTCGTGCAGTCTGATCTTCAGCACTGAATTTAGTTTAAGAGTCTAGCGTGTCTTTATGGGCTGCAAGCTCTaacttcttttcccccttcagaTGGTTTAGCCAGTTAAGAAAATGCTAATTGAACGctgctaataattttttttaaaggcatgtaTAAATTACCTGGAAATAATGGCCTTGTGGAGAGCAGCTGACTAGCCtcgaaaaatatttttattttcttcccagtaGAGGGACTGTTtttacagtatattttttaaaaatcagatttctcTGGTAAAATCAGTGCCAAGTTACTCTTTTTCCAAAacccaaaaaagaagaaatacggAGACTTCTTAGCAAATATATTTGTCGATGGTACAGCAGCCAGTTATTTCCGGGGACACAAACTTGAGGATGGTTTGTTCTTGCACTCAGCTATGCAGGAAAACAAGGAGCTGATCTGCAGCTGTCATTTGTCTCTGTTCAAACTGATTTGTTGCTGTCACTCCTTCTGTAAGTTGACGAAAAGCAGTTACGAGTCAGTAATACGCAGGCCAGCACACCAAGCCTCAGTAATTACCGAGCATTACCTTTCATCCCGCTACCCAAAAAATAGGAGCTAGGAATGTGCTCGTGTGCGGAGTCCTCACTCCTGGATGGCTATTTATTTGATCAGGTGTGAATTAGAATTGTTCATTAAACATGGTTGTTATTCGGCACAAGAGGGTATGGGAAGTCAGGAAGTAACTGCCTACAACAGTAATTAAACATGTGTAACCAATTAGAGGGTTTTCCACTATGGTGCAAGCATATAATTTGCCAAGTCTTTCTATGAGAATAGATGAAAATAGGTACAAAAAGTGTGTCTGACTACAACATTCTCATGTTAAACATGTCAACATAAAtgaactttaaatatataatttccagTTTGTTAACAAACCGCCGAACTCTATTGGCTAATCACAACAACATATAATTTTGGTTCATTTCGCCAAGAAATATTGCATCTGACAGAGCCAATTAATTGTAATAAACATGATTAATTTTAGGCCCAGACTATATTGATGATATTCATTTCGCAAATCCTAAAATGTAGAAATGTGCCCTATCCGTGAGGAAAGTACAAAGGGCTAAGAAGATTCGGGATTGATTTGCTGATCGAACTAGGAGTCAGGGAGACGATGCTTCTGAGCAGGGATGTGGGAAGTGCTTATATTCTCTTTGTTACATTTACAGATGAAAGTATTTAGATGAAGTTTCATACGTGAAGTAAATGTCCATTGATCTGAAAGGTTCTGtagaattacattaaatgtgtaatGTCTCTGCGCCGCGTAAAGACAATAAATCTCGCGGTCCAACCCTGCGAGAGTCACGGCGGCCGGCTCCCCTGTCAGGTGCTGACGTGAGTTTGAAAGGTTACAGATTAGTTTAGCAATGTTAAGTGAACTGGCAAAGGCATCTCTAATTTTGCTGGAAATGAGGAAGCCCGATGGTAGGGGGAATCCTAATGAGCCCATCGAAAGCTGGCTTTGTACCCAACAGACAGGGTGGCTGCAGATCGTATGAAAATATTGGAAATCAATGGCTTCTATGGAATTCCATTAAGAAGCAGTATCCACAATTGATAGAGCCTCATAATTTGATGGATTGTGCTGAGAAAATGATTAGCCAGCTAGAAAGAGTCATAGAATACACACTCTGGGACGTCAGGAACGTTGAAGTGGGGTAatttgtacaaaataaaaaatattgattttactTATGTGCGAAATTTTGAAATGGAGGTGGTTGTCTCAGGAGCCTCTGGCTGACGTAATCTCTTGGTTTTTGTAGCCGTCCCCGGGGACGGGGCCGACGATGGGGACAGCGGGAGCGAGGGCAGGAGCGGAAGCGAGGAGACGAACGTGTGCGAGAAGTGCTGCGCCGAGTTCTTCAAGTGGACGGACTTCCTGGAGCACAAGAAGAGCTGCACTAAAAACCCGCTGGTGCTGATCGTGAATGAAGATGAGCCGGCACCGCCGTCCGAGGAGTTTCCAGAACCTTCCCCGGCCAGCTCTCCCAGCGACCGGACGGAGAGCGAGACTGCCGAGGAGCCAGCCCCCGCAGAGAACGGCGAGGGCAGTGAGGTGAGGGCCccggagaaggaggaggagcccaTGGAAGCCGAGCCCGCTGGAGACAGAAGCTTCCAGAACCCGGGCCCCTCGCACACAGGGAAGCCGTCTCTACCTCAGATGCCCGAGCCGGCTCCTGTGGCCGCCTACAGCATGCCGAACACCAACGTGACGTTGGAGACCCTCCTGAGCACCAAGGTGGCCGTGGCACAGTTCTCCCAGAACGCGAGGGCTGCAGGCACTGTGGGATCCAGCAGCGGGGTGACGGCGACGGCCATCCCCATGATCCTGGAGCAGCTGGTGGCCTTGCAGCAGCAGCAGATCCACCAGCTACAGCTTATCGAGCAGATCCGCAGCCAGGTGGCCATGATGAGCCGCCAGCCCCTGCGGCCGCCACTGAACCCCGGGGCGGCCGCGGGGGCTCCGAGTGCCCCGGTGCCGGCCTCCAGCCAGCTCCAAGGGCTGGCCACCCATTCGGCCCTGCAGCTCTCCGCCGGGGTCCCCACCGTGCCCGCGGCGCCCGGCCCCACTGCCCAGCCGGCCGCCTACGAGGGCCCCCAGCACCTGTCCCAGCCGGCCTCCGGGGCGAGCACCCCACACGTCCCCAGTGGGGGCCCTTCTGTCCCCGCCGAGGCTAGCGGGCCGGCGTCCTCCGGCGCGGCCCCAGCCTCCGCCGCCCCGGCCTCCGCGGCCGGCACCTCCAGCAGCAACTCACAGCCGCAGAGCGCCTCCACACCCCCCGTCCTGGGGCCAGGGCCCCTCCTCAGCTCAGCCCCCAGCCTGCCAAACCCATTTCTACCTCAGACCTCCGCCAGCAGCGTCATCTTCCCCAACCCGCTGGTCAGCATCGCGGCCACCGCCAACGCGCTGGACCCCCTGTCCGCCCTCATGAAGCACCGCAAGGGCAAGCCCCCAAACGTGTCGGTGTTCGAGCCCAAGGCCAGTGCCGAGGACCCGTTCTTCAAGCACAAGTGCCGGTTCTGCGCGAAGGTGTTCGGGAGCGACAGCGCCCTGCAGATCCATCTGCGCTCCCACACCGGCGAGAGGCCCTTCAAGTGCAACGTCTGCGGGAACCGCTTCTCCACCAAGGGCAACCTGAAGGTCCACTTCCAGAGGCACAAGGAGAAGTACCCCCACATCCAGATGAACCCCTACCCTGTCCCGGAGTACCTGGACAACGTGCCCACCTGCTCCGGAATCCCCTATGGGATGTCGCTGCCTCCAGAAAAGCCAGTGACCACCTGGCTGGACAGCAAGCCCGTGTTGCCCACGGTGCCCACGTCGGTTGGGCTGCAGCTCCCGCCCACCCTCCCTGGTGTCGGCAGCTACGCAGactcccccagcctcacccctgcaAGCCGCTCCCCGCAGCGGCCCTCACCCGCATCTAGCGAATGCACCTCTCTGTCCCCCGGCCTCAACAGCTCTGAGTCGGGTATCCCAGGGACTGCCGAGTCCCCACAGCCAGTGCTCAGTGGGCCTTCTCTGACCAAAACCGAGCCTGTGAGCCTGCCTTGCGCAAACACCAGGGCGGGGGAGGTCCCCAGCAGCGGGCAGGTCTCCAGCACGTCCACGGCGGCCTCGGCTGCCCTGACGGACAACAGCATCTCCACGGGCCTCTGCAGCCCGGTGCTTCCAGCCGGCTCGGACCAGTTCAAGGCAAAGTTTCCCTTCGGGGGGCTGCTCGACTCCATGCAAACGTCCGAGACGTCCAAGCTGCAGCAGCTGGTGGAGAACATCGACAAGAAGATGACGGACCCCAACCAGTGCGTCATCTGCCACCGCGTGCTGAGCTGCCAGAGTGCCCTCAAGATGCACTACAGGACGCACACCGGCGAGAGGCCCTTCAAGTGCAAGATCTGCGGGCGCGCCTTCACCACCAAGGGCAACCTGAAGACGCACTTCGGGGTGCACCGGGCCAAGCCGCCCCTGCGGGTGCAGCACTCATGTCCCATCTGCCAGAAGAAGTTCACCAACGCCGTGGTGCTGCAGCAGCACATCCGCATGCACATGGGGGGGCAGATCCCCAACACGCCGCTGCCCGAAGGCTTCCAGGACGCCATGGACGCCGAGCTCCCCTACGATGAGAAGGCCACGGAGGCCCTCAGCGGCTACGATGACGACGCGGACGAGAACTCCATGGAGGACGACGCGGAGCTGCGGGAGCCCGCCGGCGACCCGCCCAAGCCGCTCCTGCCCTACGCGGGGTCCTGCCCGCCCTCGCCACCCTCCGTCATCTCCAGTATCGCCGCGCTGGAGAACCAGATGAAGATGATGGACTCAGTCATGAGCTGTCCGCAGCTGACCGCCCTGAAGTCCCTGGAGAACGGGTCCGCGGACAGCGACCACCTGAGCAACGACTCCTCGTCGGCCGTGGGCGACCTGGACAGCCGGAGCGCGGGCAGCCCGGCCCTGTCGGAGTCCTCGTCCTCCATGCACGCCCTGTCGCCCATGAACAGCAACAGCGAGAGCTTGCACTCCAAGTCCCCGGGGCTCAGCAACCAGGAGGAGCCCCAGGAACCCCCCCTAAAGACCGAGAGGCCTGacagccccgcccccgcccccgagAACGGAGGCGCGCTGGACCTCACGGCGGCCCCGCCCGGCAGGCCGGCCATCAAGGAGGAGGCCCCCTTTAGCCTGCTGTTCCTGAGCAGAGAACGGGGTAAGTGTGCGGGCACTGTGTGTCGTGTCTGTGGCAAGCCTTTTGCTTGCAGGAGCGCGTTGGAAATCCACCACCGCAGCCACACGAAGGAGCGCCCGTTTCTCTGTGCGGTCTGCGGGCGCGGGTGCTCCACTATGGGTAATTTAAAACAGCACTTACTGACGCACACGTCGAGCGAGCCGCGTTCTCAGTTCTGTGACCCCGACTTTGCCCTAGGTCCCAGCCAAACCGCTCCTAGCCTGGTTGCCGGCTCCGCGCCCGCCATGATCAAAATGGAAGTGAACGGGCACAGCAAGGCCATCGCGCTGGGCGAGGGCCCGCCGGNCCCCACCCCCTGCGCGGGGCGCCCACCCGGGAGGGCGGGGTGCGTGGGGTGTGCGTGCTGACGGCGGCGCGCCTGCTGGGCGGTGGCGGACTTGCCCGCCCCCGCACGCCGGGCCTCCTCGGGGGGCGACCGCGGGGCTGTGCTCCTGGGCGGGCAGTCGCGGGCCTGGTGCCGTCTTGAATCCAGTGGAACTAGGACCGCAAGATAAGCTGGGCTTTTAAACAAACTCGCACAAGATAAAATAATGCACGTCCCGTGCGGAGGCCCGAACTCGGTTCTGTCGTCGTCCACGTGGCGGCCAGCAGGGGCCGGCGGGCGTTGGGTGAGACGCTTCCTAGTGAGGGTCCGTGCGGGGTTCCTGTTGGAGCCTACAAGCAGGCTGTGCGTTCCCCCTGGAAGGGCGCTGCTGACCAGATGCTAGGGGAGCGCTCTCAGCCAGACAGACGTCCACCTCACGTGCCTGTCTGGGTCTCCGTGTGCTCTTCGGAGACGGCGGGCAGCTCAACCTGTGGGAAAGGAGCCGCCCGAGGCCTCTGCTGGCCCCATGGGTCGCATGGGGGGAGAGCGACTGCGGGGCCCCGGGAAGTGGGAGTTCAATCACGTGGCCGTTCCccggggcagggcagagggaggaggggcgaAAGGCTCTGTGTGCTCTGAGCCTTGCGACCTCCCCAGTGGCCTGTGGGCTTTCCGCCGTTGGGGGAGCCTTACTGTGTCAGGCTCATCACGTGAAAGCAACATGCACGAAGACATTGACTGGTTTTGCTTTGTGTATAAAGAGaaatactgggggcgcctgggtggcagagcggttaagcgtctgccttcggctcagggcgtgatcctggcgttatgggatcgagccccacgtcaggctcctccgctacgagcctgcttcttcctctcccactccccctgcttgtgttccctctctcgctggctgtctctatctctgtcatataaataaataaaaaaatctttaaaaaaaaaaaaaaagagaaatactgcatatttaaatacaaaatgctCGGAAAAGCTCACCCAACAATGTTTCGTTGTCCCCAACTGATGCTCAGAACGGGGAAGAGAAACCGATTCCGAAACTGCTGTGCTGGGTTTCTGGATGGCACGTGGGCGGCGTGGAGACGGACGCGCACCTGCCGCAGTGCTGGGCTTGCTTACCTGTGCCTTGTCTCTCCGTGTCTCTCACGCAGGTGCACATGGGCACGCACATGTGGAATAACGCCCCTGCGAGGCGCGGCCGCCGCCTGTCGGTGGAAAACCCCATGGCTCTGCTAGGCGGCGATGCCCTGAAGTTCTCAGAAATGTTCCAGAAGGATCTGGCAGCGCGAGCAATGAACGTTGACCCGAGTTTTTGGAACCAGTATGCTGCAGCCATCACAAACGGTCTCGCCATGAAGAACAATGAGATCTCTGTCATCCAGAATGGCGGCATTCCCCAGCTCCCAGTAAGTCTCGGTGGAAGCGCCATCCCGCCCCTGGGTTCTCTGACCGCCGGGATGGACAAAGCGTGCACCGGCGGGAGTCCACCCATTGTGGGTTTGGACAAAGCAAACTCCGAAACGGGAGCCAGCCGTCCATTCACGAGGTTTATTGAGGATAACAAGGAGATTGGTATTAACTAGCTGTGCGTGGTGCCGCCGTCCGCTCTGTCCCGCAGGCACACCGCCAAGTGCGACCACCAGGCTGCGTGGCCTTGTGCCCCAGTTCCCCTTAAAATGTTACCCGGAGCAGAAAACATGTTCACTGTGTGGCTGCTGGAAGGTTGTCTCGGACACACTGGATGGTACTCTTTCCACGGTGAGCTTGACTGTTCTT belongs to Ailuropoda melanoleuca isolate Jingjing chromosome 14, ASM200744v2, whole genome shotgun sequence and includes:
- the SALL3 gene encoding sal-like protein 3, with translation MRGGRCGACDFPQPVHPARPGGDLSPHPGSPAGAAPSPAFAPAHCKRHCVHHSAKHSLLHLTPSKARHDLRDTSKDITEIYLSAAALQLPPTLAGPFVKAAVPGDGADDGDSGSEGRSGSEETNVCEKCCAEFFKWTDFLEHKKSCTKNPLVLIVNEDEPAPPSEEFPEPSPASSPSDRTESETAEEPAPAENGEGSEVRAPEKEEEPMEAEPAGDRSFQNPGPSHTGKPSLPQMPEPAPVAAYSMPNTNVTLETLLSTKVAVAQFSQNARAAGTVGSSSGVTATAIPMILEQLVALQQQQIHQLQLIEQIRSQVAMMSRQPLRPPLNPGAAAGAPSAPVPASSQLQGLATHSALQLSAGVPTVPAAPGPTAQPAAYEGPQHLSQPASGASTPHVPSGGPSVPAEASGPASSGAAPASAAPASAAGTSSSNSQPQSASTPPVLGPGPLLSSAPSLPNPFLPQTSASSVIFPNPLVSIAATANALDPLSALMKHRKGKPPNVSVFEPKASAEDPFFKHKCRFCAKVFGSDSALQIHLRSHTGERPFKCNVCGNRFSTKGNLKVHFQRHKEKYPHIQMNPYPVPEYLDNVPTCSGIPYGMSLPPEKPVTTWLDSKPVLPTVPTSVGLQLPPTLPGVGSYADSPSLTPASRSPQRPSPASSECTSLSPGLNSSESGIPGTAESPQPVLSGPSLTKTEPVSLPCANTRAGEVPSSGQVSSTSTAASAALTDNSISTGLCSPVLPAGSDQFKAKFPFGGLLDSMQTSETSKLQQLVENIDKKMTDPNQCVICHRVLSCQSALKMHYRTHTGERPFKCKICGRAFTTKGNLKTHFGVHRAKPPLRVQHSCPICQKKFTNAVVLQQHIRMHMGGQIPNTPLPEGFQDAMDAELPYDEKATEALSGYDDDADENSMEDDAELREPAGDPPKPLLPYAGSCPPSPPSVISSIAALENQMKMMDSVMSCPQLTALKSLENGSADSDHLSNDSSSAVGDLDSRSAGSPALSESSSSMHALSPMNSNSESLHSKSPGLSNQEEPQEPPLKTERPDSPAPAPENGGALDLTAAPPGRPAIKEEAPFSLLFLSRERGPSQTAPSLVAGSAPAMIKMEVNGHSKAIALGEGPPXPTPCAGRPPGRAGCVGCAC
- the LOC117795949 gene encoding sal-like protein 3, encoding MGRMGGERLRGPGNSPNNVSLSPTDAQNGEEKPIPKLLCWVSGWHVGGVETDAHLPQCWACLPVPCLSVSLTQVHMGTHMWNNAPARRGRRLSVENPMALLGGDALKFSEMFQKDLAARAMNVDPSFWNQYAAAITNGLAMKNNEISVIQNGGIPQLPVSLGGSAIPPLGSLTAGMDKACTGGSPPIVGLDKANSETGASRPFTRFIEDNKEIGIN